Proteins co-encoded in one Aquincola tertiaricarbonis genomic window:
- a CDS encoding sensor histidine kinase has product MSHSRLGGSAGPTSPTLRRTLLLGLLVPLLVLVPLTAAVIYRLALTPALDGLDRALTDTAVALSRIVDVQGDAVTLPLSAQTARALQADLVDHTVFAVGGPDGRPLGGEAALLALAPPLAADQWSFFEGQFGGQPVRVAVHAMACGTKGRLCVIVVAETLGKRQQAERAVMLASLAGATVLALVLAALAMAAVARGLRPLQRAAAEVAALSPARLAPVDTRGVPREVLGFVDALNGLLARIRDAATAQRAFIADAAHQLRTPLAVMRVEAAQALATPHPEAQQPMLERLHAAAERGARLAQQLLSMARTESFALDPQQQPAQPVDLRQLIAEAADRWLEPSIEAGQDLGFELAHSVVQGHPVLLEELVGNLVHNAVAHAGRGARITVACGVDAHVPWLSVEDDGPGVPEEERPLLWQRFRRGREAGGTGSGLGLAIVADIARLHGAQAALLAGVDGRGLKVLVRFPASGA; this is encoded by the coding sequence ATGTCCCATAGCCGCTTGGGTGGCTCCGCCGGCCCCACCAGCCCCACGTTGCGCCGCACGCTGCTGCTGGGGCTGCTGGTACCGCTGCTGGTGCTGGTGCCGCTGACCGCGGCCGTCATCTACCGGCTGGCTCTCACGCCCGCGCTGGACGGGCTGGACCGCGCGCTCACCGACACCGCGGTGGCCTTGTCCCGCATCGTCGACGTGCAGGGGGATGCCGTGACGCTGCCGCTCTCGGCGCAGACCGCACGCGCCTTGCAGGCCGATCTGGTGGACCACACGGTGTTTGCGGTCGGCGGGCCCGATGGCCGGCCGCTGGGGGGTGAAGCCGCGCTGCTGGCGCTGGCGCCGCCGCTGGCGGCGGATCAGTGGTCGTTCTTCGAAGGGCAGTTCGGCGGCCAGCCGGTGCGCGTGGCCGTCCATGCCATGGCCTGCGGCACGAAGGGCCGGCTGTGCGTCATCGTGGTGGCCGAAACCCTGGGCAAACGACAACAGGCCGAGCGGGCGGTGATGCTGGCCTCGCTCGCAGGCGCCACGGTGCTGGCGCTGGTGCTGGCCGCGCTGGCGATGGCGGCGGTGGCGCGCGGGCTGCGGCCGCTGCAGCGCGCGGCGGCCGAGGTGGCGGCACTGTCGCCCGCGCGGCTGGCGCCGGTGGACACCCGCGGCGTGCCGCGGGAGGTGCTGGGCTTCGTCGATGCGCTCAACGGCCTGCTGGCCCGCATCCGCGACGCGGCCACCGCGCAGCGCGCCTTCATCGCCGATGCGGCCCACCAGCTGCGCACGCCGCTGGCTGTGATGCGGGTGGAAGCCGCCCAGGCCCTGGCCACGCCGCACCCCGAGGCCCAGCAGCCGATGCTGGAGCGCCTGCATGCAGCGGCCGAGCGCGGCGCGCGGCTGGCGCAGCAGCTGCTGTCGATGGCCCGCACCGAAAGCTTCGCGCTCGACCCGCAGCAGCAGCCGGCCCAGCCGGTGGACCTGCGCCAGCTGATCGCCGAAGCCGCCGACCGCTGGCTGGAGCCCTCGATCGAGGCCGGCCAGGACCTGGGCTTTGAACTGGCCCACTCGGTGGTGCAGGGCCATCCGGTGCTGCTGGAAGAGCTGGTGGGCAACCTGGTGCACAACGCGGTCGCCCATGCTGGCCGCGGCGCACGCATCACCGTGGCCTGCGGCGTGGACGCCCATGTGCCCTGGCTGTCGGTGGAAGACGATGGCCCCGGCGTGCCGGAAGAAGAACGCCCGCTGCTGTGGCAGCGCTTCCGCCGCGGCCGCGAGGCCGGTGGCACCGGCAGCGGGCTGGGCCTGGCCATCGTTGCGGACATCGCGCGGCTGCACGGGGCGCAGGCCGCGCTGCTGGCCGGCGTCGACGGGCGCGGGCTCAAGGTGCTGGTGCGCTTTCCGGCCTCTGGCGCCTGA
- a CDS encoding response regulator transcription factor, producing MHILLVEDDAPLAESIAAAMRAQGWRADVSPRGEPVPASLKQDAYDVLVLDINLQGIDGLETLRRVREQGSFLPVLMLTARDGVEDRVRGLELGADDYLVKPFALTELLARLKALVRRHELRRSEHLVVSALHYDGLTREARIGDQPVKLTAREGIVLQYLMSKTGQIVQREQLAALVPGWDAGTSDNALELLISRLRGKIEPGGVKLRTVRGLGYRLEPDVP from the coding sequence GTGCACATCCTCCTCGTCGAAGACGACGCGCCCCTGGCCGAATCGATCGCTGCCGCGATGCGGGCCCAGGGTTGGCGGGCCGACGTCAGCCCGCGTGGCGAGCCGGTGCCGGCCTCGCTCAAGCAAGACGCCTACGACGTGCTGGTGCTGGACATCAACCTGCAGGGCATCGACGGCCTGGAGACCTTGCGCCGCGTGCGCGAGCAGGGCTCCTTCCTGCCGGTGCTGATGCTCACCGCCCGCGACGGCGTGGAAGACCGGGTGCGCGGCCTGGAACTGGGCGCCGACGACTACCTGGTCAAGCCCTTCGCGCTGACCGAGCTGCTGGCCCGGCTGAAAGCCCTGGTGCGCCGGCATGAGCTGCGCCGCAGCGAGCACCTGGTGGTGTCTGCGCTGCACTACGACGGCCTGACGCGCGAGGCCCGCATCGGCGACCAGCCGGTCAAGCTCACCGCCCGCGAAGGCATCGTGCTGCAGTACCTGATGAGCAAGACCGGCCAGATCGTGCAGCGCGAGCAGCTGGCCGCGCTGGTGCCCGGCTGGGACGCCGGCACCAGCGACAACGCGCTGGAGCTGCTCATCTCGCGCCTGCGCGGCAAGATCGAGCCGGGCGGCGTCAAGCTGCGCACCGTGCGCGGCCTGGGCTACCGGCTGGAGCCCGATGTCCCATAG
- a CDS encoding GNAT family N-acetyltransferase: MRLLMAADVVAEVAADVVVRAAGPADAAVLSRLCAAHAAYEHIHHDGAGHAERLAQALHMHRLRIWLGLRGGEPVGYASATLDFSTLDAQPFVHLDCLYLEPAARGQGMGRALMAAVAQHARDIGARQLQWQTPPWNALAIGFYDALGARRLDKCRYTLAV; encoded by the coding sequence GTGCGCCTGCTGATGGCGGCGGATGTGGTGGCGGAAGTGGCAGCGGACGTGGTGGTACGGGCCGCCGGCCCGGCGGATGCCGCCGTGCTGTCACGCCTGTGCGCGGCCCATGCCGCGTACGAGCACATCCACCACGACGGTGCCGGCCATGCCGAGCGGCTGGCGCAGGCGCTGCACATGCATCGCCTGCGGATATGGCTGGGCCTGCGGGGCGGCGAGCCGGTGGGCTACGCCAGCGCCACGCTCGACTTCTCGACGCTGGACGCGCAGCCCTTCGTTCACCTGGACTGCCTGTACCTCGAACCCGCGGCGCGGGGTCAGGGCATGGGCCGCGCGCTGATGGCCGCCGTGGCGCAGCACGCCCGCGACATCGGTGCGCGGCAGCTGCAGTGGCAGACGCCGCCGTGGAACGCGCTGGCCATCGGCTTCTACGACGCGCTGGGCGCCCGCCGTCTCGACAAGTGCCGGTACACATTGGCGGTCTGA
- a CDS encoding rhodanese-like domain-containing protein, whose translation MSQTTAPVSNVLAFPAPTPGQSCDFMAAKLSYHADAWDVAEDLRNGIDAIVVIDTRSAAHYAAGHVPGALSFPHRTMDAQSTAHLDRSKVYVTYCDGIGCNGSTKGAYKLARLGFQVKEMLGGLDFWVRDGQPVATGAEPGRMPAARPAIECAC comes from the coding sequence ATGTCCCAGACCACCGCCCCCGTTTCCAACGTCCTGGCCTTTCCGGCGCCCACACCCGGGCAGTCGTGCGACTTCATGGCCGCCAAGCTCAGCTACCACGCCGACGCCTGGGACGTGGCCGAAGACCTGCGCAACGGCATCGACGCCATCGTCGTCATCGACACCCGTTCAGCGGCGCACTACGCCGCCGGCCACGTGCCGGGTGCCCTGAGCTTTCCGCACCGGACGATGGACGCGCAGAGCACCGCGCACCTGGACCGCAGCAAGGTGTACGTGACCTACTGCGACGGCATCGGCTGCAACGGTTCCACCAAGGGCGCCTACAAGCTGGCGCGCCTGGGCTTCCAGGTCAAGGAGATGCTGGGCGGGCTGGACTTCTGGGTGCGCGACGGTCAGCCCGTGGCCACCGGTGCCGAGCCCGGCCGCATGCCGGCTGCCCGCCCGGCCATCGAGTGCGCCTGCTGA